One Streptosporangium becharense genomic window, CCCCTGCCGCACCAGGCGCAGGGTGCAGGTGCCGAGCACGTGGGCGAGCGTCGTCAGGCCGTGCACGGCCGCGGCCCGCCGCAGCAGCCAGTTGGTGTTCACCCAGGACGGCCCGCGCCAGTAGCACGACCGGTCGAACTCCTGAGCGCGGATCTCACAGCTCGGCACCGGATATCCGGCGGCGCCCATGAAACGGGGCGACTCCAGCACCCGCGCCAGCTGTGCCACCCTCTCGGAGGGCAGCCCCGGGTCGAGCATCGGGCCGAAGGAGCCGACCGTGCACACCGGGACGAGCCGCCCGCCGCGCAGGTCGCGGGCGTGGAAGGCTCCGTCGTCCCAGAGCCGCTCCAGCAGCGCCGACCGGATGTGCTCCGCCTGCTCCCGGTGTGGCCCCGGATCCGCGCCGGCCACCGGCGCCAGTTCGACGAGGGCCTGACAGGAGGCGAGCCAGATCCCGTTGAACATCGGGTCCTCGACCGCGAACGGATGCTCCTGCCTCAGGTACGCCGGGTCGTAGCCCGCGTCCCGGTACCGCAGGACCAGCCAGACGTAGCGGTCGGGGTTGCTGCCGGGGTGACGTCCGGGCGGCCCGGCGCTCCGGTGGGTCCGGTGGACCTGCGTCAGGGCCGCGAGCGGGGCGTCCCAGGCGGGGCTGTCGTCCATCCCGGACTCCCACGGGTGCACGATCGCGGCCAGCCCGCCCCCGCCGAGGTCTCTGGCCGCGGCGAGGTAGCCGTGCTGGGCGGCCAGCATCGGGTAGAGGCGCCGTACGAGGGCGGCGGCCGTGTCGCGGTCGGTCGCGTACCGCCACACCCACCACAGCGCGAACGCGTGCAGCGGCGGCTGGGTCAGCCCGGAGGTGCGCACACCGTGGGGCGAATCCGGGTGGTCCTCCGAACGCCAGACGGAGGGGCCGGGGAAGTACCCCTCCGCGTGGGCCGGGCGGAAGACGATGTGCGGGACCATCCCGGTACGCCACTGCCCCGCCAGCAGGCTGACCAACTCGGCCCCGGCCCTGCGGGTGTCCCAGCGGGCCAGGCCGATCGCGACGAAGGTCGAGTCCCAGTTCCACTGGTGGGGGTAGAGGCCGGGGGCGGGCACGGTGGCGGACCCCGTCCAGTTCGCGGTGAGCACGGACCAGGCCTCACGCCCGAGAGCGGCGTCGTCCACCGCTGCTCGCGCCTCCATTCGCCCAGTTTGCGCCTCCACAGGCCACCAGAACAGCCCCGTTTTCCCGAATACGCCGCAAATGAGGCTGTGGTGACTGGAGCCGACCGGTGACCGGGGCGGCGCGTCAGGCCTGGTTCAGGAGCGCCTCCCCCCAGTAGGAGCCGGACGCGACCCCGCCTGGGCAGGCGTACACGCCGGAACCGACGTGCTGGATGTACTCGTTGAGCAGGTCCTTGGCCGCCAGAGCGCGCTGGATCGGGATGAAACCCTTGTTCAGGTCACGCTGGTAGGCCAGGAAGAACAGGCCCGCGTCCAGACGTCCGAGACCGTCGGTGCCGTCGGTGAAGGAGTAACCCCGGCGCAGGATCGTCACCCCGCCCAGGGAGTCCGGATGGGCCAGCCGGACGTGGGAGTCGGCGGGCAGCTTCTCCACCGCCACGGGGTCGTGCTCGCGGGTACCGCCGTAGGGGGCGCCCTCGCGCTTGGTGCGGCCGAAGATGTCCTCCTGCTCCTTCAGCGAGGTGCGGTCCCAGGTCTCGATGTGCATGCGGATGCGCCGGGCGACCAGGTACGAGCCTCCGCGCAGCCACTGCGGCCCCTCGTCTCCCACCCAGACGTGGTCGTCCAACTTCTTGCGGTCGGTGGCCGCGATGTTGTTGGTGCCGTCCTTGAACCCCATCAGGTTGCGCGGGGTCTGCGCCTCCGGGGTGGTCGAGGAGGTCTTGCCGAAACCGAGCTGCGACCAGCGGACCGAGGCGGTGCCGAAACCGATGCGTACGAGGTTGCGCACGGCGTGCACCGCGACCTGAGGGTCGTCCGCGCACGCCTGGACGCACACGTCACCGCCGCTGCGGGCCGGGTCGAGCCTGTCACCGCGGAAGCGGGGCAGTTCCTCGAACCCGGCCGGCCGGGGCAGCTTGAGGCGGTCGAAGAAGGAGGGGCCGAACCCGACCGTCAGCGTCAGCCGCGAGGCGGGCAGCCCGATGGCCTCACCTGTGTCGTCGGGCGGGGCCAGCGCGGCCCCGGTCGCCCCTCGGCCCACCTCCTGCGCGGAGGTCATCTGGACGGCCGCCGCCGTCCACGCCTTAAGCATCGCCGCCACCTTCTCCGGGGAGTCGGTGCTCAGGTCGAAGGCGGCGAAGTGCAGCCGGTCCTGGACGGGGGTGGCGATGCCGGCCTGGTGGGCGCCGTGGAAGGGGATCACCCCGCCCGAGGCGGCGGCGAGGACCGGCTCGGCCCGCGGATGGGGCCGGTCCTGGTTCACCAACGCCGCGCCGGCGACCGCCGCGGCCCCCGCACCCACGGCGATGCCTGCACCGGTCAGCAGCCTGCGCCGGCTGAGATCGGCCATGTGTCCCCCTCTTCTCTCTCGTTCTCTCGGAGCTCGGAACCCGGTGGCCCGGCGGCCCGGACGCGCAGTCCGGGTTCACGACCAGGGCTCACAGCCCGGACGTGTGATCCGGACGTGCGGGAACGCGGGCGGGTCAGCCCGCGGCCACCGCGGCCAGGCCGGACAGCGGCTCAGCGAGGGCGTTGACGGCGTCGGCGAGCTCCTTGACCTGCTCCTTGGACAGCTCGGTGTAGGAGACGAACCCGTCGCCCTTGCCGTACTTGGCGAGCAGCGCGTCGAGCTCGGCGAACTCGGTGTCGAGGGTGGTGACCAGCCCGGGGTTCCGCTCCATCACGATCGGCGTGAGGAGCTGGTAGACCTTGAACGCGCCGTTGACGTTGGCCTTGAAATCCCACAGGTCGGTGTGGGAGAACGCCTCCTCCTCGCCGGTCACCTTGCCGGTCGCCACCTCGTCCAGCAGTTCCTTGGCGCCGTTGGCCATGGAGCTGGCGGTGATCTCCGCGGTGGGCAGCCTCTTCTTCAGCGCGTCCAGGTCGGCCAGGAGCACGTCACCGTACTCGGCCTCCTTCTTGACCGTCTTCGGGGCCTCCCACAGTGCCTTCTCCAGGCGGTGCCAGCCGGTCCACTTCTGGCCGTCCTCCAGGTCGGCCTCGCGCAGGTCGACCTTGGGGTCGATGTCACCGAACGCCTCGGCCACCGGCTCGATCCGCTCCCAGCCGACCCGGCTCGGCGCGTAGAGGGCCTTGGCCTTCTTCACGTCGCCCTTCTTCACCGCGGCGACGAAGTCCTCGGTCTTGGCGATGGTGTCGTCGACCTGGGTCTCGACATAGGCGCGGTACTCGTCGACGGCGCGGGTGACACGAGGGTCGGTCTGGGCGGCGAGCTCACCGGAGACCGTGATCTCCTGACGGATGCCGTCGCCCTCGTGGTTGGGCTTGCAGGCGAGCTGGTACGTGCCCGCCGGCAGCTCCACGACCAGGTCCCCGCTGGCGCCGGGGGCGATGTTGGCGCGCTCGCCGACCACCGTCTTGTCGGCGCGGTAGAGGTAGAGCCAGGTCGGCTCCTTGCCGTCGTTCTTCAGCTTGAAGCCGACGACGCCGGCGGGCAGGGCGGTCTTGGCGGCGACGCACGTCGTGTCCGTCGCCGCGACGTCGACGGTCTCGGTCACCGCGCCGGTCGGAGCCGCCTGGGGGGCGACGGCGGCGCTGCCGCTGCCGCTCGCGGACCCACCGTCGGCTCCGTCGTCGGCCGAGCTGCAGGCGGTGATGGCGAGAGCGAGAACGCCGCAGGTGGCGAGTGCGCGGGTGGTGGGGGACATGAAGGCTCCTATATCGGTTAGGCGTCCCTAACTTAGCCTTCCCT contains:
- a CDS encoding MGH1-like glycoside hydrolase domain-containing protein; translated protein: MEARAAVDDAALGREAWSVLTANWTGSATVPAPGLYPHQWNWDSTFVAIGLARWDTRRAGAELVSLLAGQWRTGMVPHIVFRPAHAEGYFPGPSVWRSEDHPDSPHGVRTSGLTQPPLHAFALWWVWRYATDRDTAAALVRRLYPMLAAQHGYLAAARDLGGGGLAAIVHPWESGMDDSPAWDAPLAALTQVHRTHRSAGPPGRHPGSNPDRYVWLVLRYRDAGYDPAYLRQEHPFAVEDPMFNGIWLASCQALVELAPVAGADPGPHREQAEHIRSALLERLWDDGAFHARDLRGGRLVPVCTVGSFGPMLDPGLPSERVAQLARVLESPRFMGAAGYPVPSCEIRAQEFDRSCYWRGPSWVNTNWLLRRAAAVHGLTTLAHVLGTCTLRLVRQGGFRECFDPFDGSGRGSRDFSWSAALTLDLLAGDGG
- the efeB gene encoding iron uptake transporter deferrochelatase/peroxidase subunit, coding for MADLSRRRLLTGAGIAVGAGAAAVAGAALVNQDRPHPRAEPVLAAASGGVIPFHGAHQAGIATPVQDRLHFAAFDLSTDSPEKVAAMLKAWTAAAVQMTSAQEVGRGATGAALAPPDDTGEAIGLPASRLTLTVGFGPSFFDRLKLPRPAGFEELPRFRGDRLDPARSGGDVCVQACADDPQVAVHAVRNLVRIGFGTASVRWSQLGFGKTSSTTPEAQTPRNLMGFKDGTNNIAATDRKKLDDHVWVGDEGPQWLRGGSYLVARRIRMHIETWDRTSLKEQEDIFGRTKREGAPYGGTREHDPVAVEKLPADSHVRLAHPDSLGGVTILRRGYSFTDGTDGLGRLDAGLFFLAYQRDLNKGFIPIQRALAAKDLLNEYIQHVGSGVYACPGGVASGSYWGEALLNQA
- the efeO gene encoding iron uptake system protein EfeO translates to MSPTTRALATCGVLALAITACSSADDGADGGSASGSGSAAVAPQAAPTGAVTETVDVAATDTTCVAAKTALPAGVVGFKLKNDGKEPTWLYLYRADKTVVGERANIAPGASGDLVVELPAGTYQLACKPNHEGDGIRQEITVSGELAAQTDPRVTRAVDEYRAYVETQVDDTIAKTEDFVAAVKKGDVKKAKALYAPSRVGWERIEPVAEAFGDIDPKVDLREADLEDGQKWTGWHRLEKALWEAPKTVKKEAEYGDVLLADLDALKKRLPTAEITASSMANGAKELLDEVATGKVTGEEEAFSHTDLWDFKANVNGAFKVYQLLTPIVMERNPGLVTTLDTEFAELDALLAKYGKGDGFVSYTELSKEQVKELADAVNALAEPLSGLAAVAAG